Proteins from one Anastrepha obliqua isolate idAnaObli1 chromosome 2, idAnaObli1_1.0, whole genome shotgun sequence genomic window:
- the LOC129238068 gene encoding jerky protein homolog-like — translation MSAKRKRIVVSMGTRLKVLRRIDYGESVAKICAEFNVGKSTVNDWRRDRRSIEESCSKMESDRNLGSRCTRKKPICEVIDEALWIWFLQERRRGTPILKEKALAIHQKINIGGDFVASDGWFNRWKKRHRIHFAHVSGEKMSADTSGATEFKTKFGEMFKTEELSPEQVYNIDETGLNIKMLPETTFLGSHEQSASGFKKNKERITVAVCSNAAGTHKIPLFVIGKSAKPRAFKNLNPSSLPVYYKSQKSAWMNSDLLKEWFNLEFIPKVKKHLKSVNLPIKAILVLDNAPTHPYDCAVDDINLVYLPPNVTSLVQPMDQGVIESLKRRYRRKLVSEILQHSESEDKGLLEVIKKINIKDVIYMLATVFQEMPSSTFVKSWKKLWPDVENLIVISNITGTKEEENKSTLQDLQKLSGNESLQAEDVENLMINCDEHLENEFLNDDEIIDLANKEQEEDDESSDVEEEKTVSHEEAKNVMEIALKYIEQQHELTALDVLVTGADATMPAGLEAPLRTS, via the coding sequence ATGAGTGCAAAGCGCAAACGAATTGTGGTTTCGATGGGTACACGTTTAAAAGTGCTAAGGCGGATTGATTATGGTGAATCCGTAGCGAAAATATGTGCAGAATTTAATGTTGGAAAAAGCACTGTAAATGACTGGAGAAGAGATAGGCGTTCCATTGAGGAGTCTTGCTCGAAAATGGAATCTGATAGAAATCTGGGTAGCCGTTgtacgagaaaaaaaccgatttgcGAGGTCATCGATGAAGCTTTGTGGATCTGGTTTCTTCAAGAACGTCGAAGAGGTACAccgattttgaaagaaaaagctttGGCTATCCACCAGAAGATTAATATTGGAGGTGACTTTGTGGCAAGTGATGGTTGGTTTAATCGATGGAAGAAGCGACACAGAATTCATTTCGCACATGTAAGTGGAGAAAAAATGTCTGCTGATACTTCTGGTGCGACAGAATTCAAGACTAAGTTTGGTGAAATGTTTAAAACAGAGGAATTATCTCCAGAACAAGTCTATAATATAGACGAGACCGGGCTAAACATTAAAATGTTACCAGAAACAACTTTTCTAGGCAGTCATGAACAGTCTGCCTCtggcttcaaaaagaacaaagaacGTATTACAGTGGCCGTTTGTTCGAATGCAGCAGGGACTCATAAAATTCCTCTTTTCGTTATTGGCAAGTCTGCTAAACCACGGGCATTCAAAAACTTGAATCCATCTTCCCTTCCGGTTTATTATAAGTCACAAAAATCAGCGTGGATGAATTCAGACTTGTTAAAAGAGTGGTTTAATTTGGagtttattccaaaagttaaaaaacatttaaaaagtgtaaacttGCCTATTAAAGCAATTCTTGTGTTAGATAATGCTCCAACCCATCCTTATGACTGCGCTGTAGATGACATAAATCTGGTTTATCTTCCTCCTAATGTGACAAGCTTAGTTCAACCAATGGACCAAGGAGTGATCGAAAGCTTAAAAAGACGATACAGGCGTAAACTTGTTTCTGAAATTCTGCAACATTCGGAGAGTGAAGACAAAGGTCTTTTAGAAGTCATCAAAAAGATCAATATCAAGGACGTTATCTATATGTTAGCTACAGTATTTCAAGAAATGCCCTCTTCAACGTTTGTTAAGTCTTGGAAAAAACTTTGGCCAGATGTTGAGAATCTAATTGTGATCTCAAATATTACAGGGactaaagaagaagaaaacaaatctacTTTACAAGACCTTCAAAAGTTATCGGGTAACGAATCATTACAGGCAGAAGATGTGGAAAATTTAATGATAAACTGTGACGAACaccttgaaaatgaatttttgaatgatgACGAAATCATAGATTTAGCAAACAAAgaacaagaggaagatgatgagAGTAGTGACGTTGAAGAGGAGAAAACAGTTTCTcatgaagaagccaaaaatgtgatggaaattgcattgaaatacaTTGAGCAGCAACATGAGTTAACAGCATTAGACGTTTTG